A single window of Vibrio gazogenes DNA harbors:
- a CDS encoding aminoimidazole riboside kinase, whose translation MNTIWLTGDAVVDLIPDGESHYLKCPGGAPANVAVAIARLGGESAFFGRVGFDPMGKFMRQVLAEESVNTDYLLLDKAQRTSTVVVDLDDHGERSFTFMVKPSADQFLIPDDIPQFQQNEWLHVCSIALANEPSRSSTLAAIQQIKQAGGSFSFDPNLREEVWSNPEEMIPTVMQVVYQADVVKFSAEELTLLTGTETIEDGLQTLAKFSIPLIVITLGAEGTLIVSQGEQIKVPSRPVDVVDTTGAGDAFVGGMLCRLSEFEQWKNRATIIDAVTWGNCCGGLATTHKGAMTALPQRHQLLELIMREHSSGKN comes from the coding sequence GTGAATACGATATGGTTAACCGGAGATGCTGTCGTTGATTTAATCCCTGACGGTGAATCTCATTATTTAAAATGCCCGGGTGGTGCACCGGCAAATGTCGCAGTTGCTATCGCTCGTTTAGGTGGAGAAAGTGCATTTTTTGGTCGCGTCGGTTTTGACCCGATGGGTAAATTTATGCGCCAGGTCTTGGCTGAAGAATCGGTCAATACTGATTATTTATTACTTGATAAAGCACAGCGAACCTCCACTGTCGTCGTCGATCTAGATGATCATGGTGAACGTAGTTTCACATTTATGGTAAAACCAAGTGCCGATCAATTTCTAATCCCCGATGATATCCCGCAGTTTCAACAAAATGAATGGTTGCATGTGTGCTCCATTGCATTGGCAAATGAACCGAGTCGAAGTTCAACACTCGCTGCCATTCAACAGATCAAACAAGCTGGTGGCTCATTCAGTTTTGATCCCAATTTGAGAGAAGAAGTCTGGTCAAATCCTGAAGAAATGATTCCGACCGTCATGCAAGTTGTATATCAAGCTGACGTGGTTAAATTTTCCGCAGAAGAACTCACTTTGCTGACCGGAACTGAAACGATTGAAGATGGCCTGCAAACATTGGCTAAATTTTCGATCCCATTAATTGTCATTACATTAGGTGCAGAAGGGACACTCATTGTCAGTCAGGGAGAACAGATCAAAGTCCCCAGTCGTCCAGTCGATGTCGTTGATACCACGGGTGCCGGAGATGCATTTGTCGGGGGGATGCTCTGCCGTTTATCTGAGTTCGAACAATGGAAGAATCGAGCAACGATCATTGATGCTGTGACGTGGGGTAATTGCTGCGGTGGTTTGGCAACGACACACAAAGGTGCAATGACTGCTCTACCGCAACGTCATCAACTACTCGAACTGATTATGCGTGAACATAGTTCTGGTAAAAATTAA
- a CDS encoding glycoside hydrolase family 32 protein, with amino-acid sequence MCLEDLIELAGGVSNIYRVLLPEHHVSLAVRNPDVIQNLPADVVLEEVLGEWHLTDLSDETVNEDALFRLGRAIEAQQRTQLSDLAQPVACHYRPSWHIAPPRGLLNDPNGFIFHEGQYHLFYQWSPVGCAHTDKYWVHTLSDDLLNWRWNDVALTPSDWFDSHGVYSGHAVSLDKALMVFYTGNVRLGQERSRQTMQCAAISQAGEPLHKIGPVIRELPPGVTEHTRDPKVIYRNGKWMMFLGTQTTAMQGRLAVYHSVDLRHWQFDNLYGHELGDFGYMWECPDIFNVNGQDCFVFAPQGIQSESELNTVPHQNRIAQVSFNAQDEISISKLQVLDHGFDFYAPQSMETPDGRRVMCGWMGLPDELKHPTCRSGWIHQLTALRELEFVGGKIVQHPLRELAALRGELHDICLENDAVDLNTKTFELFVELEWGSRLRLFEDEQYYIEIYLDPIKHRLLLDRTHTQIEEGDTVREVELSSGSVALQILADNSSLEIFINHGEAVMTTRVFTPESATRLSVKDATVNLQVYELQAPVTPYRS; translated from the coding sequence ATGTGCTTAGAAGATCTCATCGAGTTGGCTGGCGGTGTCAGTAATATCTATCGGGTATTGTTGCCAGAACATCATGTTTCTCTCGCTGTCCGAAATCCGGATGTCATTCAGAATTTACCTGCTGATGTTGTACTTGAAGAAGTATTGGGAGAATGGCATCTCACCGATTTATCTGATGAAACCGTGAATGAAGATGCTTTATTCCGTCTGGGAAGAGCCATTGAAGCGCAGCAAAGAACACAATTGAGTGATTTGGCACAACCTGTGGCTTGTCATTATCGTCCATCTTGGCATATTGCTCCCCCTCGTGGGTTATTGAATGATCCGAATGGATTTATTTTCCATGAAGGGCAGTACCATTTATTCTACCAGTGGTCTCCAGTTGGTTGTGCCCATACGGATAAGTATTGGGTCCATACGTTGAGTGACGATTTACTGAATTGGCGCTGGAATGATGTTGCATTGACACCATCAGATTGGTTTGATAGTCATGGTGTTTATTCTGGTCATGCTGTCAGTCTGGATAAAGCGTTGATGGTCTTTTACACGGGGAATGTCAGGCTGGGTCAAGAGCGCTCCCGTCAGACGATGCAGTGTGCTGCGATCTCACAAGCTGGTGAGCCGCTACATAAAATTGGTCCCGTGATTCGTGAATTACCACCGGGTGTGACTGAGCACACGCGAGATCCGAAGGTCATTTACCGAAATGGCAAATGGATGATGTTCCTCGGAACACAAACGACAGCGATGCAAGGTCGTTTAGCCGTCTACCATTCCGTCGATCTTCGCCATTGGCAATTTGATAATCTGTATGGTCATGAATTGGGTGATTTTGGCTATATGTGGGAATGTCCGGATATTTTCAATGTAAATGGCCAGGATTGCTTCGTTTTTGCACCACAAGGCATTCAATCTGAAAGTGAATTGAATACCGTCCCACATCAGAATCGTATTGCTCAGGTGTCATTTAACGCGCAGGATGAAATCTCAATTTCTAAGCTACAAGTGCTGGATCACGGCTTTGATTTTTATGCCCCGCAGAGTATGGAAACACCGGACGGACGACGAGTGATGTGTGGCTGGATGGGATTACCGGATGAACTGAAGCATCCGACTTGTCGTTCTGGTTGGATTCACCAGCTAACCGCATTACGTGAGCTTGAATTCGTCGGTGGTAAGATTGTTCAGCATCCTCTGCGGGAGTTGGCCGCGCTACGCGGCGAATTACATGATATTTGCTTAGAAAATGATGCTGTCGATCTGAATACCAAAACATTTGAGCTGTTTGTAGAGCTTGAGTGGGGAAGTCGGCTTCGTTTATTTGAAGACGAGCAATACTATATTGAGATTTATCTTGACCCGATTAAACATCGTTTATTGCTTGATCGTACCCATACTCAAATTGAAGAAGGGGATACTGTTCGTGAAGTTGAATTATCTTCCGGTAGTGTTGCGTTACAGATTCTTGCTGATAATTCATCACTAGAGATCTTTATCAATCATGGAGAAGCCGTGATGACGACTCGGGTCTTTACACCTGAGTCTGCCACACGACTGTCCGTAAAAGATGCCACAGTGAATTTACAGGTTTACGAACTACAGGCGCCGGTAACGCCTTATCGTTCATAG
- a CDS encoding LacI family DNA-binding transcriptional regulator: MASLHDVARLAGVSKSTVSRVINNEYGVKKATKIKVLEAVSQCGYVVNQVAKDLKSQKTNLIGVIVPRVSSHATAQGVDGLTAIFEPAGKHVLLANTHQNHSKELEYIQIFNQKRVEGIVFFATHLDMPLIKAIQQSSVPVVLIGQDGSLYDIPSIIHDDFRVGYEAGQRLIAQGCQQVGFIGVQTDDLAVDELRSQGLEKSLHLHQQQVVFHAHGDFSIESGYQLAREFLQAYPATDGLFCATDRIAVGAIKAMREMGIAAGEQVKVLGVGNDELAYISSPSLSTFNYAFDKAGENAARMLLDRIEGRGKEMSKVVLTFENIERETC, translated from the coding sequence ATGGCGAGTTTACATGATGTCGCAAGGTTAGCTGGTGTTTCAAAATCAACAGTCTCGCGTGTAATTAATAATGAATATGGCGTAAAAAAAGCGACCAAAATCAAAGTGTTAGAAGCTGTTTCTCAATGTGGCTATGTTGTCAATCAGGTTGCAAAGGATTTAAAATCCCAGAAAACGAATTTGATCGGTGTCATTGTACCGCGGGTCTCATCACACGCAACTGCACAGGGTGTCGATGGTTTGACAGCCATTTTTGAGCCTGCGGGAAAACATGTTCTGCTGGCCAATACGCATCAGAATCATAGTAAAGAGCTCGAATATATCCAGATTTTTAACCAGAAGCGGGTTGAAGGTATTGTGTTTTTCGCAACACATCTGGATATGCCATTGATTAAAGCTATCCAACAGTCATCTGTTCCAGTGGTACTCATCGGTCAGGATGGTTCTTTATATGATATTCCCAGCATTATCCATGATGATTTTCGTGTTGGTTACGAAGCCGGGCAGCGTTTAATCGCGCAGGGGTGTCAACAGGTTGGATTTATTGGTGTACAAACGGATGATCTTGCCGTAGATGAGCTCCGTTCCCAAGGGTTGGAGAAGTCGTTGCACCTACATCAACAACAAGTCGTCTTCCATGCCCACGGTGACTTCTCCATTGAATCGGGTTATCAGTTGGCACGTGAGTTTTTACAGGCATATCCGGCAACCGATGGACTATTTTGTGCGACAGACCGAATTGCGGTCGGGGCGATTAAAGCGATGCGTGAGATGGGGATAGCAGCCGGAGAGCAGGTTAAAGTGCTGGGGGTTGGTAATGATGAGTTGGCGTATATCAGCAGTCCATCACTTTCAACGTTTAATTATGCCTTCGACAAAGCCGGAGAAAATGCAGCAAGAATGCTGCTAGACCGAATTGAAGGCCGTGGTAAAGAAATGAGCAAAGTAGTGTTGACCTTCGAGAATATTGAGCGTGAAACCTGTTGA